A window from Culex pipiens pallens isolate TS chromosome 3, TS_CPP_V2, whole genome shotgun sequence encodes these proteins:
- the LOC120430370 gene encoding uncharacterized protein LOC120430370 has protein sequence MNYLTLLVVLTINQLSVAVLVKQYNCDKYILAWCQLHNVTVLQDQDLKSVQFPEVPQLGFINGTIVHFSHALNLNLFKSGVLRIFARGTKISRLTLPNTIEQLYFRDNDLYAVDIEPKVSYAIKFLRIHVNKLRDITNFQHLKGLVELNLCDNLIEHLSFDTFAPMVQLKQLLLCGNRLKTLTATHDIKLPNLYHLDLSGNFLFNQTSLNRWYFPRLGNFSLRDNLLTTLDVRIIAQRFPVLQILDVEHNSLNCETYQQLLKHVHQRRIIFNVDKRMCQELPAPVIPRSIPPSSGNELEENGDWRTLVRQLKERLYQQVKIINGQRTEIEQLKANLTTLMEQFDLVVAEPAKANDPF, from the exons ATGAATTATCTAACGTTGCTCGT TGTTCTCACGATCAATCAACTCTCGGTGGCAGTGCTAGTGAAGCAGTACAACTGTGATAAATACATTCTAGCCTGGTGTCAGCTACACAACGTGACCGTTCTACAAGATCAGGACCTCAAATCGGTGCAGTTCCCTGAAGTGCCTCAGCTGGGCTTCATCAACGGAACGATCGTACATTTTTCCCATGCTCTTAACCTGAACCTGTTCAAATCCGGAGTGCTGCGTATCTTCGCACGTGGCACCAAGATATCTCGGCTAACCCTACCCAACACGATCGAACAGCTCTACTTCCGAGACAACGATCTCTACGCGGTAGACATCGAACCGAAAGTTTCCTACGCGATCAAGTTCCTTCGCATTCACGTGAACAAACTTCGAGACATCACCAACTTCCAGCATCTCAAGGGTCTCGTCGAGCTAAACCTCTGCGACAACCTAATCGAACACCTCTCGTTCGACACCTTCGCCCCAATGGTACAGCTCAAACAACTCCTACTCTGCGGCAACCGTCTCAAGACCCTCACCGCCACACACGACATCAAACTGCCGAACCTCTACCACCTAGACCTATCCGGCAACTTCCTGTTCAACCAAACGTCCCTCAACCGATGGTACTTTCCGCGCCTCGGAAACTTCTCCCTCCGGGACAACCTCCTCACCACCCTAGACGTACGGATCATAGCCCAACGCTTCCCCGTCCTTCAAATCCTAGACGTCGAACACAACTCGCTCAACTGCGAAACGTACCAACAACTGCTCAAACACGTCCACCAGCGGCGAATCATCTTCAACGTCGACAAACGAATGTGCCAAGAGCTTCCAGCTCCCGTAATCCCCCGGTCCATTCCACCGAGCAGCGGCAACGAGCTGGAGGAGAACGGCGATTGGCGAACGCTGGTGCGGCAGCTCAAGGAGCGTCTATATCAGCAGGTCAAGATCATCAACGGGCAGCGGACGGAAATCGAACAGCTGAAGGCTAATCTGACCACGCTGATGGAACAGTTTGACCTGGTGGTGGCGGAACCGGCCAAGGCGAATGATCCGTTTTGA